The nucleotide sequence ATGGGAATCCTTCTGTGCCATTTGGAGCAACATCATCAGCACTTGCTGCTTCTTTTGGAACCTCAACGCCTTCTTTCGGTGGTAAAAACtcgattatttcttttcttttttgcacAGTGATTTTGGAATAGGTGATTGATTTCTCAACTTGAATATAAAGGACCAGATAGATAGATTATAAAAGTTTTAAAGCTTTGTGCAATCTTTCCTAGTCTAATTAGTTCCTTCTTAAAAATTTGTCAAGCATCAATCGTAACACTAATAGACTATTCATTCATCTTTTGTGGATTTAACTGctatcacaatatatacatagTCATAGGCGAATTTAGAATCTAAAGTCAGTGCTTTCAGAATGTAATCTTATTATACGTATCTAAATGTTTTTTGCATATGTATACATAGTTTGATCAAAAAAATTATGGGTTGAACCCCGTTCTATATCCGCCTCTAATTACATAGCATGATTGTCTTCATCCTGTATGTTTTATGCTTGGACTACTTTTTCTCCTGGTTGATTGTGATAGTTGTAGAACAACTTCCTTGGTTACATAATTAACATAGTGATCGACTGTTTTCTCTCTTTTGACAGCTTCAAGCCCGTCATTTAGCAGCATCAATCCTTTTGGTTCTACATCTGGAATTCAACAGATTAGGAGCTGTAATGGTAATCCTTCAGTCCCACAATGGTTTGGAAGTAGTGGAGCAACCTCATCCGCATCAGTACTTTctccctttggaagttcaacgtCTTTTGGTGGTAAAAACATTAATATCACTCGATTATTTATGCATAATGATTTTGGAATAGGTATGATTTCTCTAAGAAAATCCCACAATCTGCTTATTGCTATGAAAATTTTCGCTTGCATAATCATATCCAAACCAAAAAGATTAGGTTCTGCAATTTTCTCAGAAAAAAAGTCACTTGTCACCATATCATCAACacgttttttttttcctctttgtgAAACTTTATGCAGTTAAATTGCGTCTCTAGCTTGATTACGGTGCATTATTATGTCTTAGGGCAGCCTGGTGCACAAAACATCAGGGTTCGGGGAAGAGCCGCACCCCAAAGGTGTGTGATGCTATGTTGCTTGGACTCTCCAAAAtggtgccgcacccgtgtcggatcctccaaaaatacactacttttgCAGGATCCAACACGCATCCAACGacatttttggagagtccgagcaacataggcgTGATGTAGGCACCCTGCCctgatgcaagcattagtggttgATTCCACACCTCGAAcccatgacctataggtcacatggagacaacttgaccgttgctccaaggctcccctttcATTATTATGTCTTATCAACTGAATTTTCGATAGAACACTCCCCCATCTCTGTCCAAATCTATACACTCAGAAGAAAGACCACTTAGGCTATTTTGGATGTTTTTGCATGCGAATGAACTAAAGGCACCCTTTGACTATGCTTTTCCATGGCTTATCTACTAGTAAATGATATTCTCTGTCGCCTATGGCGCAGGTGAGGATTGATACAGATGCTATACTTAATACTGCCGATTTCATGAAAGCAGAGTTACCATATCTTCTTTGACAGAGCTGTGAGGTGGTTTACGGAATTGGTTGAAAAAATAAATCTGCTCCTTGAGAAAAGTAGCTATGCAATGAAGTGGCGTAGAGCGTACTCTTTTTCCAAATGTTAGTAATAACTGCAATATCTCAGTATGGTGGGTAATGTTCTTGCTTTACTATTTCCGGAGAAGTTATTCAACCAATCTCATGCCTGATACTGATGCTTGTAGTTGTCTTTAGTGATTAGAGAAATCAATTCAGTCTGTTTCTGGAACTGCAGGAACCACATCCTTTAATGCAACAAACAATGCTACAGCTTTTCAAACACAAGGCAAATCTCTGGGCTCGTCGTCCACTTTACCAACATTTGGAAAGAAATATGAAGGTAATAGCGTGGCCTATAAACCTCTGCTGTGGTCCAGAGATGCCAGTGTTTCAGACTCCTCAATATTTGGTTCCTACTCCTTCGGCCAGCCTGCAGTATCCACGTCAGGTGAGCAAAGGTTTACATTATAAGTATTTCTCATGTACTAGAGCAGATTATTCAACATTTGGGGGGAGAATTTTGTTTTGATATAAGATAAGATACCATTCAATGTGCATTACTACATGCTCCATATAGGTCTGAAGTCTAtgttgaatttttattaaatatttatcgATTTCTTGATCAAATTTGGAATTCAGGTAAAATAGTTACTACGCCATTGCTCAAGAGCTCTGATTTTGGaaagtcaactttcggtattAATAAGAAAGGAAGTAGAATGGCATCATACACTGCAACTAAAGAGAAAGAGAGCAAGGAAAAGATTCAATCCATCTGTGGCATGCAGACTTATGAAGATAAAAGCCACGAAGAGTTGAGGTTTGAGGACTATCAGTTAGGTGATAAAGGTACGCTTAACTTGTTCTCTTTATCTTTAAATAACAAGCAATTCTACCTTATTTTATAGGTATATATTTCATGTGTGAATTTGCAGGTCAGACATGTGCTTCTATATTTGATGTTTCAGGCACATCTAAATTTGGTGTCATTGACAAATCCAGGCCTTTCACATCACCGGTATTTAACCCATCAACTGTTGATCAACCTTTTCATTCTCATTGTCCAAATCCATTTGCCTTGAAAAGACCAGGGATTGACTCACTACCAAATGAGAATTCTAGCACAACTTTATCTACCCTACTATTTCCAAAGTCACAGCAGTCAACTGTTTCCCATATATTCCCCACCAAAACATCATTCTTAAACTCTACTGGCTCAGATGTTTCATCTCCATTGACCAATTCAAGCCCTTTTGCACCTTTAAAAGCGGCTTCCACTTCTTCCACTAGCTCCATCTTTTCTCCGTCAAGTAATCCATGGGCTTTATCAACGTCTTCTGCTCTATCGTCTCCACCGTCTACTAGTTCTCCATATTTGGTCTCACCTTCCCCAGCCCATCATTTTGATCAGAATCGCTCTTTCTCTCCTTTCAACTTGCCCACCTTACCTACTGTATCACCGCCATCCCTTCTTCCAACTCCTGTCTCGACTACAGCACCAGCTCAATCATCCTGGCAGTTGCAGCCTACTTTACCAAGCCTTTTTAATGTTCCAAGCACACCATCCTCTTTGTTTCCCACATTCGTTCCACTTGCTCCTAGTCAAATTACTGTAAGTGATTCTCAACCTGTATGGAATTAGATATTATTTATATACCTGTGCCATTTGCTTTCTGTTGTAAATAAATTATATCCCACATTGTGGTGTCGGTGgagaaaaggagaggaaaaaaaagTTTGGCCACTTCTGTTGTGGGTAGTGGAATAATTCTTTCTGGTGTTGTACGTTTAAGTTGATTTGCATCCACTGTTCTTTGTTCCTCTGCAGCCAGAAAAGACTCCTAATATTGAAGCAAAAATTTCACCGGCCATCTCTTCTCAGCCATTAACAGGTACTTACTTTTTCACATTGATAATATGTTGGATTAACAATCGATGTAAACTAATCCCCACCCTGGCTGCTGTTTCTTTCAGAAAATGGACAAGGAGTTGGTCATCCGGGTATCAATGTGCAACAGTGAGTAATCCAGCTTAGCTATCCTTCTGTTTTGTTCTCTTGTTAAAATGCCTACTTTTGGCTTTCAGAATTGCCTGTCATTATTTCTATTTCTGCTGCTTTAGTAAGTACTCTACAGTTGTTGTCTTAGCCGTTATtcatcttctttttctctttttcttttcctttgtgaTCCTTGTATTACTTCTTGCTTGTGCACTAACTGATACCTTAACCTGTTTTCAGGTCTTACTCTCCAAGCATCACAGGATTGCAGCCATCACCAATTATGGTTCCTTCTGAAACACAACCCGCGGTCCAGGTATTCGTTGGACGCCCAGATTCGGCAACATCCGTGCAGTATGGAATATCAAGCTTACCTGTAAGTTTAATTAACCTACGGTTCTGGACGTCTTCATTGGTCTCAAAAAAAGCATCATACTTCTCAGTAGCAGTTATATGGTGTACTAGTATGCCTCTTTAAAATAACTTGTATGCCATTCATTCTATGCACATTCGCGATAAGATTCTTTTCACTTTTAGTATGTTGCATTCATTATTTTTTCCTACCAAGGTAGAAGTACCTCCCTAAGCATGATCGGGCCTCTAGATTCTGGGCTTTGGCTTTTCATTTGTTTAATTGCATCAAATAGGTGTGAATAAATGATTTCCGGtatttctgcatgcacaaaataaGTGTCCAAGTTCCAATCACACCCTAATAAGTATCAGCTTTATTATGTTTTTATAGCCATGATTTTTGAAGTCATATTGTCTGTTTAAGGTGAAAATAAATGTTGTAGGTTCTTATGAACAATTCTCTTTGGTTGCAATTACAGGTTTCTGACAAAACTGCTCCGGTCAGACGAAGATCCTCGTTGATAATACGACATTCATCTATAAGTCGGCATAGGTTGCCACCTCAAAAATACAATCCTACTAGTGATAAACCAAAGGTGAGAAGTAGTATTGTTTTTCTGGAAAGAAATCTAGAGTGCAATAATAGATGCTTGCGTTGGGAAAAAAGCAAAGAGATCATATGCAAAATGCAAGTTATTGGTATTCAATTATCAGCTCAAAGTAAAATATTGGAAAATCTAACAGGACTATTAATTTCTGTTTATGCAGGTTCCCTTTTTTATGGATAAAGAAAACGCTTCTGGCATAGTAAGCAACAAAGATGTGATCATTTCAAGGGAAAATCCAAGGGATTGGGTTCGTCCTACCACTAGAGAATTTCCTTTGGGGTCTGATTTATGTAGATTGTCTCAACTGAAGCATGCATCCGCGGATGGTAAGCTTTCTTTATTAATGTACTTTTGCATGCCTTCCTTTCACCTCTTTTATTAGATATAGGAGCTGATAAAATCCAAAACATTTTCACCACTAAAATCAAAATCTATTTTTCACCAAGAGGCTATTAGATTGAGACGTTTAGCTTTAATTTCGAAACTATTGGTTCAGCTGGAGATGCGTATATCAATTATCATAGTTAGGAAAACGAGACATCACATGTAATGTTAGTTGATCTACCATTTTATGGCTGCTCCATTAAGATTACCTCTTTCCACAAGTTCAAAACTCGGAACCTCTAATAGTTCAAGTTAGCATCAAATAACTTCAAAGATTAGATTTTGTTATCTATTTTTGAGTTTATCTAAGATATATAAAGAAGTTGACTTGCTATTAGAGTTGCAATGGGAGTAAACGTAATTTACATGAAAAAGCAAGAGAAAAAGGGAAAATCGTTTGTATACAAA is from Nicotiana tabacum cultivar K326 chromosome 18, ASM71507v2, whole genome shotgun sequence and encodes:
- the LOC107774144 gene encoding nuclear pore complex protein NUP98A isoform X1: MSMFAFKNNTAPSSGLFSSSNLFGSTSGIQQNGNPSVPFGATSSALAASFGTSTPSFGASSPSFSSINPFGSTSGIQQIRSCNGNPSVPQWFGSSGATSSASVLSPFGSSTSFGGTTSFNATNNATAFQTQGKSLGSSSTLPTFGKKYEGNSVAYKPLLWSRDASVSDSSIFGSYSFGQPAVSTSGKIVTTPLLKSSDFGKSTFGINKKGSRMASYTATKEKESKEKIQSICGMQTYEDKSHEELRFEDYQLGDKGQTCASIFDVSGTSKFGVIDKSRPFTSPVFNPSTVDQPFHSHCPNPFALKRPGIDSLPNENSSTTLSTLLFPKSQQSTVSHIFPTKTSFLNSTGSDVSSPLTNSSPFAPLKAASTSSTSSIFSPSSNPWALSTSSALSSPPSTSSPYLVSPSPAHHFDQNRSFSPFNLPTLPTVSPPSLLPTPVSTTAPAQSSWQLQPTLPSLFNVPSTPSSLFPTFVPLAPSQITPEKTPNIEAKISPAISSQPLTENGQGVGHPGINVQQSYSPSITGLQPSPIMVPSETQPAVQVFVGRPDSATSVQYGISSLPVSDKTAPVRRRSSLIIRHSSISRHRLPPQKYNPTSDKPKVPFFMDKENASGIVSNKDVIISRENPRDWVRPTTREFPLGSDLCRLSQLKHASADGMDDGVKVNDSCDKPNIAPEEKMHYDKSGHCVQVSLESEDVDAIMPKLQRADYYTAPPMQELISKEKEDPGFCCHVKDFVVGRHGYGSIKFLGETDVRNLDLDSAVHFKCREVIIYMDESKKPPVVMMSISLKKY
- the LOC107774144 gene encoding nuclear pore complex protein NUP98A isoform X4; the protein is MLVITAISQYGTTSFNATNNATAFQTQGKSLGSSSTLPTFGKKYEGNSVAYKPLLWSRDASVSDSSIFGSYSFGQPAVSTSGKIVTTPLLKSSDFGKSTFGINKKGSRMASYTATKEKESKEKIQSICGMQTYEDKSHEELRFEDYQLGDKGQTCASIFDVSGTSKFGVIDKSRPFTSPVFNPSTVDQPFHSHCPNPFALKRPGIDSLPNENSSTTLSTLLFPKSQQSTVSHIFPTKTSFLNSTGSDVSSPLTNSSPFAPLKAASTSSTSSIFSPSSNPWALSTSSALSSPPSTSSPYLVSPSPAHHFDQNRSFSPFNLPTLPTVSPPSLLPTPVSTTAPAQSSWQLQPTLPSLFNVPSTPSSLFPTFVPLAPSQITPEKTPNIEAKISPAISSQPLTENGQGVGHPGINVQQSYSPSITGLQPSPIMVPSETQPAVQVFVGRPDSATSVQYGISSLPVSDKTAPVRRRSSLIIRHSSISRHRLPPQKYNPTSDKPKVPFFMDKENASGIVSNKDVIISRENPRDWVRPTTREFPLGSDLCRLSQLKHASADGMDDGVKVNDSCDKPNIAPEEKMHYDKSGHCVQVSLESEDVDAIMPKLQRADYYTAPPMQELISKEKEDPGFCCHVKDFVVGRHGYGSIKFLGETDVRNLDLDSAVHFKCREVIIYMDESKKPPVGQGLNKPAEITLLNVKCINKLNGKEYTDGPVVNKYRDMLVKKAVEQSAEFVSYDPVEGQWKFRVSHF
- the LOC107774144 gene encoding nuclear pore complex protein NUP98A isoform X2 gives rise to the protein MLVITAISQYGTTSFNATNNATAFQTQGKSLGSSSTLPTFGKKYEGNSVAYKPLLWSRDASVSDSSIFGSYSFGQPAVSTSGKIVTTPLLKSSDFGKSTFGINKKGSRMASYTATKEKESKEKIQSICGMQTYEDKSHEELRFEDYQLGDKGQTCASIFDVSGTSKFGVIDKSRPFTSPVFNPSTVDQPFHSHCPNPFALKRPGIDSLPNENSSTTLSTLLFPKSQQSTVSHIFPTKTSFLNSTGSDVSSPLTNSSPFAPLKAASTSSTSSIFSPSSNPWALSTSSALSSPPSTSSPYLVSPSPAHHFDQNRSFSPFNLPTLPTVSPPSLLPTPVSTTAPAQSSWQLQPTLPSLFNVPSTPSSLFPTFVPLAPSQITPEKTPNIEAKISPAISSQPLTENGQGVGHPGINVQQSYSPSITGLQPSPIMVPSETQPAVQVFVGRPDSATSVQYGISSLPVSDKTAPVRRRSSLIIRHSSISRHRLPPQKYNPTSDKPKVPFFMDKENASGIVSNKDVIISRENPRDWVRPTTREFPLGSDLCRLSQLKHASADGMDDGVKVNDSCDKPNIAPEEKMHYDKSGHCVQVSLESEDVDAIMPKLQRADYYTAPPMQELISKEKEDPGFCCHVKDFVVGRHGYGSIKFLGETDVRNLDLDSAVHFKCREVIIYMDESKKPPVVMMSISLKKY
- the LOC107774144 gene encoding nuclear pore complex protein NUP98A isoform X3; the protein is MVGTTSFNATNNATAFQTQGKSLGSSSTLPTFGKKYEGNSVAYKPLLWSRDASVSDSSIFGSYSFGQPAVSTSGKIVTTPLLKSSDFGKSTFGINKKGSRMASYTATKEKESKEKIQSICGMQTYEDKSHEELRFEDYQLGDKGQTCASIFDVSGTSKFGVIDKSRPFTSPVFNPSTVDQPFHSHCPNPFALKRPGIDSLPNENSSTTLSTLLFPKSQQSTVSHIFPTKTSFLNSTGSDVSSPLTNSSPFAPLKAASTSSTSSIFSPSSNPWALSTSSALSSPPSTSSPYLVSPSPAHHFDQNRSFSPFNLPTLPTVSPPSLLPTPVSTTAPAQSSWQLQPTLPSLFNVPSTPSSLFPTFVPLAPSQITPEKTPNIEAKISPAISSQPLTENGQGVGHPGINVQQSYSPSITGLQPSPIMVPSETQPAVQVFVGRPDSATSVQYGISSLPVSDKTAPVRRRSSLIIRHSSISRHRLPPQKYNPTSDKPKVPFFMDKENASGIVSNKDVIISRENPRDWVRPTTREFPLGSDLCRLSQLKHASADGMDDGVKVNDSCDKPNIAPEEKMHYDKSGHCVQVSLESEDVDAIMPKLQRADYYTAPPMQELISKEKEDPGFCCHVKDFVVGRHGYGSIKFLGETDVRNLDLDSAVHFKCREVIIYMDESKKPPVVMMSISLKKY